In a single window of the Pocillopora verrucosa isolate sample1 chromosome 4, ASM3666991v2, whole genome shotgun sequence genome:
- the LOC131792303 gene encoding trimethylamine monooxygenase-like, with protein sequence MSKAKRVCVIGAGPSGMSVLFHFNKLKEQGKEIPEIVCFDKQSDWGGLWKYSWETGIDQFGEPVHGSMYRGLWSNGPKEALEYPDYTFEDHFKKAIPSFPPRAVLFDYLQGRWTKGDLRHWIRFNHAVRQVTYNDDTDDFSVVVKSLVEDKDLPVQKFDYLIVATGHFSVPHVPSFPGIEEFPGRVMHSHDFRNAYQFQGQTLLVVGSSYSAEDIAMQNLKYGAKKIICSYKTRPMGFKWPPEITERPLVTKIVGKTVHFKDGTTADVDAIILCTGYYFHFPFLEERLRLKARNILYPAGMYKNVLWTEAGNNKFFYIGMQDQYYTYTMFDAQAKWTVNCITGELKVPDKEAMKKDIEKWIAKMNELKDCHDDINFQTEYLVDIAKDANYGYDLDTAQQFHDWEHHKHEDILTYRDQSHASKFTGTQSPIHHSTFMKALDDSMATFLNTKR encoded by the exons ATGTCTAAAGCGAAGCGTGTCTGTGTGATCGGTGCAGGTCCCAGTGGTATGTCAGTATTGTTTCActtcaataaattgaaagaacaAGGCAAAGAAATTCCTGAAATTGTGTGCTTCGACAAGCAGTCAGACTGGGGAGGGCTCTGGAAATACTCCTGGGAAACTG gTATCGATCAGTTTGGTGAACCCGTCCATGGAAGTATGTACCGAGGCCTCTGGTCGAATGGTCCGAAGGAGGCTTTAGAATATCCAGACTACACGTTCGAAGATCATTTCAAAAAGGCAATTCCATCCTTCCCACCCAGAGCGGTTCTCTTTGATTATCTACAAG GTCGTTGGACTAAAGGCGATCTTCGACACTGGATTCGTTTCAATCATGCCGTCCGCCAGGTGACCTACAATGATGACACTGACGACTTTTCAGTAGTTGTCAAAAGCCTTGTCGAGGACAAAGACCTTCCTGTTCAGAAGTTTGACTACCTTATTGTAGCGACTGGTCACTTCTCTGTGCCGCACGTTCCCTCTTTTCCAGGAATAGAGGAGTTTCCTGGTCGCGTGATGCACTCGCACGACTTCCGAAATGCCTATCAGTTCCAAGGCCAGACGCTCCTCGTTGTCGGCTCCAGCTATTCCGCTGAGGATATCGCTATGCAAAACCTCAAATATGGCGCTAAGAAGATCATTTGCTCCTACAAGACCAGGCCAATGGGCTTCAAGTGGCCCCCTGAGATCACTGAGAGACCACTTGTAACAAAGATCGTGGGCAAAACTGTCCACTTCAAGGATGGTACCACTGCCGATGTGGACGCCATCATTTTGTGCACCGGCTACTACTTCCATTTTCCGTTCCTTGAAGAGCGCCTCCGGCTGAAGGCCAGGAATATCTTGTACCCCGCCGGGATGTACAAGAATGTGCTGTGGACCGAGGCTGGCAACAACAAGTTTTTCTACATTGGAATGCAGGACCAGTACTACACTTACACCATGTTCGACGCGCAAGCCAAGTGGACCGTTAACTGCATCACAGGGGAGCTCAAAGTCCCTGACAAGGAAGCCATGAAGAAGGACATTGAGAAATGGATCGCAAA GATGAACGAACTGAAGGACTGCCACGATGATATAAATTTCCAGACTGAATACTTGGTCGACATCGCCAAGGATGCAAACTACGGATATGACCTGGACACCGCCCAACAGTTCCATGACTGGGAACATCACAAACATGAGGACATCCTCACTTACAGAGATCAAAGCCACGCAAGTAAGTTTACTGGAACCCAGTCCCCAATTCACCACTCTACATTCATGAAAGCCCTTGATGACTCGATGGCGACTTTTCTGAACACCAAACGCTGA